The genomic window TCTGGCAATGGAATTGATTATGGCGCCGCTGGTCAAACAATTGCTGGAAGGAAAACGAATTCGCTAAAGGGCAACGATGGCGTCCCCGTTGCAGGCGACGCCAATCCCTGTTCTCAGTCGAGATTACGCACCTCGAAGCTGTGCGTAATAGTGGCGGCTTTGCCCAACATCAGCGATACCGAACAGTACTTTTCCGCCGAAAGCGCGACCGCCCGCTCCACGATCTTGTCCGTCAGGTCGCGGCCGGTGACAACGAAATGCAGATTAATATGGGTAAACAGGCGCGGCGCTTCTTCGCGGCGGGTCGACGTCAGTTTGACCTCGCAGTCGCGCACGTCGGCGCGGCCCTTTTGCAGAATCGATACCACGTCAATAGCGCTACAGCCGCCGGCGGACATCAGCAGCATTTCCATCGGGCTGGGGGCCTTTT from Sodalis glossinidius str. 'morsitans' includes these protein-coding regions:
- a CDS encoding OsmC family protein — translated: MQARVKWVEGLSFIGESASGHQIIMDGNSGEKAPSPMEMLLMSAGGCSAIDVVSILQKGRADVRDCEVKLTSTRREEAPRLFTHINLHFVVTGRDLTDKIVERAVALSAEKYCSVSLMLGKAATITHSFEVRNLD